The segment CAGCGACCACAACCACGAGGCCACGCAAAACATGATCATCGGCAGCACCATGGCCGGGTTCGCATTCTCACAAACGCGCCTGGGAAACGTACATGCCATGTCACATCCAGTCGGCGGTCACTACGGTGTACCACACGGCATTGCCAACTCGATCTTGCTCACTCGCATCATGACCTACAATCGCTATGCCTGCCCGGAGAAATTCGCCGACATCGCCGCCGCCATGGGCGAAGATGTCAATGGATTGGGCGCTGTTGACGCATCTGTTCTCGCCGTTGAAGCCGTGCAAAACCTATCCGACGACGTGGGTATTCCCGCCACATTGGGCGAAGCCGGTGCAAAAGCCGAAGGCATCCATGTCATGGCTGAAGACGCGATGAAAAGCGGCAATATTCAGGTCAACCCGCGCAAAACGACGATAAAAGACGTAATCGCCCTTTACGAAGAATCCATGTGATAGCAAATCACAACAGGAGGATAAACCATGCCGACTTACCCTCAAATGTTCCGCATTCGCCAGCACTTCGACGCTCCTCGCGTCGATGACATCGCCGGTACTGTGCGCGATGAAATCGCCAGCATCAATCCCAGTTGTGTGATTAAACCCGGTCAAACCGTCGCCATAACCGCGGGCAGCCGCGGCGTCGCCAACATCGACACCATCATCAAAACCATCGTCGAAGAAATGAAAGCCATTGGCGCTGTTCCCTACATCGTGCCCGCAATGGGATCGCACGGCGGGGGCACAGCCGAGGGACAAATCCAGGTCCTGGCCGGATATGGCATCACCGAAGGCACAATGGAATGTCCAATCAAATCGTCGATGGACGTCGTCCAGATCGGCGTATCGGATTTTGGCATGCCCATCTACTTTGACAAACACGCATCCGAAGCCGATCACGTCATTGTGGTCAACCGCATCAAACCGCATACGGGATTTGCCGGCGAAATTGAAAGCGGGCTGATGAAAATGATGCTCATTGGCCTCGGCAAACACAAAGGCGCCTCGGTATATCACCGCGCCATCATCCACCATTCCTTTGACAAAATCGTGCGCTTAGTCGGCAAAGTCGTGCGCGAGGAAATGCCCATCACCTTTGGCGTAGCCACCCTTGAAAACGGCTATGACGAAACCGCACGTATCGAAGCCATTCCCGCGGCAGACTTTGAAGAACGCGAAAAAGTACTTCAAGCCAAATCCAAAGAGTGGTGTCCCTCGCTTCCCTTCGATGATGTCGATCTGCTCATCATCGACGAAATGGGCAAAAACATCTCCGGCTCGGGCATGGACACCAACGTCATCGGGCGCAAACGCAATGACCGCCGCGCAATGGGCGACGAAACCCCGCGCGTCTTGCGCATCTTTGTGCGCGACCTCACCGAAGCCACGCACGGCAACGCCACCGGCATCGGCATGGCCGAATTTGCCACCCGGCGTCTCGTCGATAAAATCGACTATCACGCCACCTATACCAACGTCATCACCGGGCAACACGTTTCAGCAGGTGCGGTCCCGCTGCACTGCGACAC is part of the Gemmatimonadota bacterium genome and harbors:
- a CDS encoding DUF2088 domain-containing protein, giving the protein MPTYPQMFRIRQHFDAPRVDDIAGTVRDEIASINPSCVIKPGQTVAITAGSRGVANIDTIIKTIVEEMKAIGAVPYIVPAMGSHGGGTAEGQIQVLAGYGITEGTMECPIKSSMDVVQIGVSDFGMPIYFDKHASEADHVIVVNRIKPHTGFAGEIESGLMKMMLIGLGKHKGASVYHRAIIHHSFDKIVRLVGKVVREEMPITFGVATLENGYDETARIEAIPAADFEEREKVLQAKSKEWCPSLPFDDVDLLIIDEMGKNISGSGMDTNVIGRKRNDRRAMGDETPRVLRIFVRDLTEATHGNATGIGMAEFATRRLVDKIDYHATYTNVITGQHVSAGAVPLHCDTDAEVLDIALESIGLIAPEDARVLWIPNTLDLGEVEASEAYLAQADIRDDLEILTGLRTLETEADGNLPPIEAYRDRVPESVFAD